One Synergistaceae bacterium DNA window includes the following coding sequences:
- a CDS encoding RICIN domain-containing protein, producing the protein MLVFAVLVPVAALAIPVVYPNNGDYYIVPRANNNFTIDVKGGGNAAQTPIWLYEKNNSAAQIFTLRRVNGDWYTITHKASGHVINVQGGNSNNDARLWLYPNDKTDSCYWRFGNLGNGYYLIQSKLRGNRIIDLDNNRAFNGAIVHLWDTHSGASASWKLVPVSGGGGGQTKRQALQTVPAYTDSALSKRNGNERVDKGDMVTVLQETSNAYYVRYPVSNGTKDRWVSKTVFTSSNPSSGYANPISVAGAYWGNYNLAGNGGFKHDILASGINGKPVYAIQDGTIQCRQIIGTKGNYNGKLVSYGNVIYFTSSDGKTKARYAHLSGFTKCKPVVTVSAGSGSTYTVAGTRYQELGSYTVKKGEIIGYVGTTGNSSGPHLHFELRINDKQVAPEKYIGIN; encoded by the coding sequence TTGCTTGTGTTTGCTGTACTTGTTCCTGTTGCTGCACTTGCGATTCCTGTTGTATATCCGAACAATGGAGATTATTACATTGTCCCCCGTGCAAACAACAATTTTACTATTGATGTCAAAGGTGGCGGCAATGCAGCGCAAACCCCTATCTGGCTCTACGAGAAGAACAATTCGGCGGCACAGATTTTCACGCTCCGTAGAGTAAACGGAGACTGGTACACCATCACTCACAAAGCTTCCGGACATGTCATCAACGTTCAGGGCGGTAACTCGAACAACGATGCTCGTCTGTGGCTGTATCCCAACGATAAAACGGACAGTTGTTACTGGAGGTTCGGGAATCTCGGGAATGGTTATTACTTGATTCAGAGCAAGTTGAGAGGAAACAGGATTATAGACCTCGACAACAACAGGGCATTCAACGGTGCAATTGTGCATTTGTGGGATACTCACAGTGGGGCATCTGCAAGCTGGAAACTTGTTCCTGTCAGCGGAGGCGGTGGTGGCCAGACCAAGCGTCAGGCTTTGCAAACCGTTCCCGCGTATACGGACTCTGCATTGAGCAAACGCAACGGCAATGAGCGCGTCGATAAGGGCGACATGGTTACAGTTCTGCAGGAGACGAGCAATGCGTATTACGTACGCTATCCTGTAAGCAACGGCACGAAGGATCGCTGGGTCAGCAAGACAGTTTTCACGTCCTCTAATCCTAGTTCTGGATATGCAAACCCTATTTCTGTAGCAGGAGCATATTGGGGCAACTACAATCTTGCAGGCAACGGAGGTTTTAAACACGATATTCTTGCAAGCGGCATAAACGGCAAACCAGTGTATGCTATTCAGGACGGTACGATTCAATGCAGACAAATAATAGGGACTAAGGGTAACTATAACGGGAAGCTAGTATCGTATGGTAACGTAATTTATTTTACGTCAAGTGATGGGAAGACTAAGGCACGATATGCTCACCTGAGTGGCTTTACAAAGTGCAAGCCTGTCGTAACAGTGTCAGCAGGTTCTGGCAGTACGTATACTGTTGCCGGTACAAGGTATCAGGAGTTAGGCTCATACACAGTCAAAAAGGGCGAAATTATAGGTTATGTAGGGACGACAGGGAATTCCTCAGGGCCTCATTTGCATTTTGAACTTAGGATCAATGACAAGCAAGTTGCTCCTGAGAAATATATCGGCATCAATTAG
- a CDS encoding CvpA family protein, giving the protein MNAMAMGMAIGTIIDTVMFLVFAYFLYKGVMRGFSGEVIGLVGIGTATFCAFHFNEAATELAIHMLFNDSLSIDRGIVSIICMVLIFFIVEMLFAGVGAILTYMVKVTDLTVTDRMMGVVIAVLKTCFIIVAVFAAASPFLSDDWYEGSYTMTFASKVWPYVRDILEKYGLLDLGKLTGK; this is encoded by the coding sequence ATGAATGCTATGGCTATGGGAATGGCTATAGGAACGATCATAGATACAGTGATGTTTCTGGTGTTCGCGTACTTCCTCTACAAAGGAGTTATGCGCGGATTTTCCGGCGAGGTAATAGGACTTGTGGGGATAGGCACGGCTACTTTCTGTGCGTTCCACTTCAACGAGGCGGCTACGGAGCTCGCGATACATATGCTGTTCAACGACAGCCTGAGCATCGACAGGGGAATAGTCTCGATAATCTGCATGGTGCTGATATTCTTCATTGTCGAGATGCTGTTTGCGGGTGTCGGAGCAATCCTCACCTACATGGTCAAGGTTACAGATCTCACCGTTACTGACAGGATGATGGGCGTTGTTATCGCGGTCCTGAAGACGTGCTTCATCATTGTTGCGGTTTTCGCGGCGGCATCTCCATTCCTCTCTGATGACTGGTACGAAGGAAGCTACACGATGACTTTTGCGTCCAAAGTATGGCCTTACGTTAGAGACATACTCGAGAAATACGGCCTGCTTGACTTGGGAAAGCTGACGGGCAAATAG
- a CDS encoding D-glycerate dehydrogenase → MTKQVYVSRRLPPLAMEELGRICSYDVNSEARGATCEELLYALKNYAAVVTMLSDNIDAELIAQAGENLKLIANYAVGFNNIDVKAANARGIYVSNTPDVLTDATADLGWALLFAAARRVIEGDSIVRTSKMGGGPEYMLGSDITGKTLGIVGAGRIGSNFARKGALGFRMKVLYFGRHNTSELDEIGGKRVTLDELLAESDYVSLHCPLTPETRHLIGAEQLAKMKPSAILINTARGPVVDEKALASALANHTIAAAGLDVYEHEPDVEPELKALPNVVLMPHVGSATLGTRTNMGLMVVRNVEAVLAGNTPPNEVKL, encoded by the coding sequence ATGACGAAACAGGTATACGTATCGCGCAGGCTTCCTCCGCTGGCGATGGAGGAGCTGGGCAGAATCTGCAGCTACGACGTGAACTCTGAGGCTAGAGGCGCGACGTGTGAGGAGCTGCTTTATGCGCTGAAGAATTATGCGGCTGTAGTTACGATGCTCAGCGACAACATAGACGCAGAACTAATCGCACAGGCAGGAGAGAATCTCAAGCTCATCGCGAATTATGCAGTGGGCTTCAACAACATTGACGTGAAGGCAGCGAACGCACGGGGAATCTACGTCAGCAACACTCCTGACGTTCTCACGGATGCGACGGCGGATTTGGGCTGGGCACTGCTTTTTGCGGCGGCACGGAGAGTCATCGAAGGAGACAGCATCGTTCGCACGTCAAAGATGGGCGGAGGGCCTGAGTACATGCTGGGTTCTGACATTACGGGCAAGACGCTCGGGATTGTCGGAGCAGGACGAATCGGGAGCAACTTTGCGCGTAAGGGAGCATTAGGCTTCAGAATGAAGGTGCTGTATTTCGGACGGCATAACACCTCCGAACTCGACGAAATCGGAGGGAAGCGCGTAACCCTTGACGAACTTCTTGCGGAGTCGGATTACGTTTCGCTTCATTGTCCTCTTACGCCGGAGACACGGCATCTCATCGGTGCAGAACAGCTTGCAAAAATGAAGCCCTCAGCAATCCTCATCAACACAGCCAGAGGCCCGGTAGTTGACGAGAAGGCGTTAGCCTCTGCCCTCGCGAACCACACCATCGCCGCCGCAGGCCTCGATGTCTACGAGCATGAACCCGACGTTGAGCCTGAGCTTAAGGCTCTCCCGAACGTTGTGCTGATGCCGCACGTTGGCTCTGCGACGCTGGGGACTCGCACGAACATGGGCTTGATGGTCGTCCGCAACGTCGAAGCAGTGTTAGCGGGGAACACTCCCCCGAATGAGGTGAAGCTGTAG
- a CDS encoding NAD(P)H-hydrate dehydratase — protein MNVKDLLPARSPEMHKGHRGRLLIVGGSERYTGAPALSALGALRSGAGVVTLLSLQNVCDVCAARLPEVVYCPEDDRFRWKELALAQKNIDALVIGPGLDRTIAAEIFTSRMWKEWPKKILVDGDGLNALSVTKDDLRARADSVLTPHEGEAGRLLGIPPAAVHADRPGAVRELSERWGCVVLKGHNTLVASGEKYAEIKHGGPELSVPGSGDVLSGCIGAFLAMGLEAFDAAVLGATIHGMAGDLLARSGVDGVLASEIAHTLRKVIGDLRSGNAKA, from the coding sequence ATGAACGTCAAGGATTTGCTGCCCGCCCGTTCGCCCGAAATGCACAAGGGGCACAGAGGCAGGCTGTTAATCGTCGGAGGTTCGGAGCGTTACACGGGAGCTCCTGCGCTTAGTGCTCTCGGTGCGCTGAGATCCGGCGCGGGAGTCGTAACCCTGCTTTCTCTGCAGAACGTCTGCGATGTATGCGCCGCCCGTCTTCCCGAAGTGGTTTACTGCCCCGAAGATGACCGTTTCAGGTGGAAAGAACTTGCGCTCGCGCAGAAGAACATTGATGCGCTGGTGATAGGGCCGGGACTGGACAGGACGATAGCCGCCGAGATTTTCACGTCCCGAATGTGGAAGGAGTGGCCGAAGAAGATTCTTGTTGACGGCGACGGACTTAACGCGCTCTCCGTAACGAAGGACGATTTGCGGGCACGTGCTGACTCCGTTCTGACTCCTCACGAGGGCGAGGCCGGAAGATTGCTGGGGATTCCTCCTGCGGCGGTTCACGCGGACAGGCCGGGAGCAGTACGCGAGCTCTCCGAACGCTGGGGCTGTGTCGTGCTCAAAGGACATAACACCCTCGTAGCTTCTGGGGAAAAGTACGCGGAAATCAAGCACGGCGGACCTGAACTCTCCGTGCCCGGCTCAGGAGATGTACTGTCTGGGTGTATCGGTGCGTTCTTGGCGATGGGGCTTGAGGCGTTCGATGCGGCGGTTCTCGGAGCAACGATTCACGGAATGGCCGGAGACCTGCTGGCACGGAGCGGAGTTGACGGGGTTCTTGCGTCGGAGATTGCACACACACTGCGCAAAGTCATCGGAGACTTGAGGAGCGGAAATGCAAAGGCGTGA
- a CDS encoding peptidylprolyl isomerase, with product MLKLMGVLALGAAMLPLLTSPASADEEAPAKRPIAAFTTSMGNFRIELYSDLAPKTVDNFVSLAKKGFYDGVIFHRVIDGFMIQGGDPTGTGMGGPGYTIDDEFGKGLKHNAKGILSMANAGPNTGGSQFFITLVPTPWLDGHHAIFGHVIEGMEVVEAIGHTKTSRQDRPVKEVVIQTITIEE from the coding sequence ATGCTTAAACTTATGGGAGTACTTGCACTCGGTGCGGCTATGCTTCCGCTTCTGACATCACCTGCTTCTGCTGACGAGGAAGCTCCGGCCAAGAGACCGATAGCGGCCTTCACCACATCAATGGGAAACTTCAGGATAGAGCTATACTCTGACCTTGCGCCCAAGACGGTCGACAATTTCGTGAGCCTCGCAAAGAAGGGTTTTTACGACGGAGTAATCTTCCACAGGGTGATCGACGGCTTCATGATTCAGGGCGGAGACCCGACGGGCACAGGAATGGGAGGACCGGGCTACACGATTGATGACGAGTTCGGCAAAGGCCTCAAGCACAACGCGAAGGGTATTCTGTCGATGGCTAACGCAGGCCCTAACACAGGCGGTTCGCAGTTCTTCATCACGCTCGTACCTACCCCGTGGCTCGACGGGCATCACGCAATCTTCGGGCACGTAATCGAGGGGATGGAGGTTGTCGAGGCAATTGGGCACACGAAGACCAGCCGTCAGGACAGACCCGTAAAAGAAGTAGTAATCCAGACCATAACGATTGAGGAATAA
- the rny gene encoding ribonuclease Y → MQYVLAVLFFMAGSGLSYAGLRAWDNSRINGTKKQIAAMLKEAEESAERLRQAKIAEAREEVTRLRQEAQKDIKERRAEIQRTERKLEQKEDNLDKKIDRVTRKEDELKTRQEELEKRRAALEETIQRQEARLQEIAEMTKEEAQELLLRKTEADARHMLGLKLKELEEQAMREADRRARDIIIGAMQRCAVEAAGESTVSVVPLPSEEMKGRIIGREGRNIRAFESLTGVDLIIDDTPEAVTLSSFDPIRREIARRAMERLVVDGRIHPARIEELIEKAARDIDEEMITEGENAILELGIKNMNNELIRTIGQLKFRFSYGQNVLAHSLEVAEIAGIIAAELGLDEETARRGGLLHDIGKAIDHQIEGPHAAIGAELAKRLGERPEVVNCIASHHDNLEVGSVYEVVVAMADAISAARPGARRESIDAYIKRLKQLEELAQGFEGVTRAYAIQAGREVRVILNAGKTDDGTVHKMAYDIARKIEAEMKYPGQIKVNVARETRASEFAK, encoded by the coding sequence ATGCAGTACGTGTTAGCAGTATTGTTCTTCATGGCCGGGTCAGGCTTGAGTTATGCCGGGCTCAGGGCGTGGGACAATTCACGCATCAACGGCACAAAGAAGCAGATCGCCGCAATGCTCAAGGAAGCCGAAGAGTCCGCCGAACGACTCCGTCAGGCCAAGATAGCCGAAGCCCGCGAGGAAGTTACCCGTCTCCGTCAGGAAGCTCAGAAGGACATCAAGGAACGACGTGCAGAGATTCAGCGGACAGAACGCAAGCTCGAGCAGAAAGAAGACAACCTCGACAAGAAGATTGACCGTGTTACCCGCAAAGAAGACGAACTCAAGACGCGCCAGGAAGAGCTGGAGAAACGCAGAGCCGCCCTTGAGGAGACGATACAGAGGCAGGAGGCACGTCTTCAGGAGATCGCCGAGATGACCAAAGAAGAAGCCCAAGAACTCCTCCTCCGAAAGACCGAAGCCGACGCGAGGCACATGCTGGGTCTGAAGCTCAAGGAGCTCGAGGAACAGGCAATGCGTGAGGCCGACCGCAGAGCACGGGACATCATCATCGGAGCAATGCAGAGGTGTGCAGTGGAGGCGGCAGGCGAAAGCACTGTGAGCGTCGTACCTCTCCCGAGCGAAGAGATGAAGGGGCGCATAATCGGCAGGGAAGGCCGCAACATCAGAGCCTTCGAGAGCCTCACAGGAGTAGACCTCATTATCGACGACACACCAGAAGCAGTAACACTTTCCAGCTTTGACCCAATCCGACGAGAAATCGCCCGCCGCGCAATGGAACGCCTTGTAGTTGACGGTAGGATTCACCCCGCAAGAATCGAGGAGCTCATAGAGAAGGCTGCCCGCGACATAGACGAAGAGATGATAACCGAAGGCGAGAACGCGATACTTGAGCTCGGCATAAAGAACATGAACAATGAACTTATCCGCACGATAGGACAGCTTAAGTTCCGCTTTAGCTACGGACAGAACGTTCTTGCGCACAGCCTCGAAGTCGCAGAGATCGCCGGAATCATCGCCGCAGAACTTGGCCTCGACGAAGAGACAGCACGTCGCGGAGGGCTTCTTCACGACATCGGCAAGGCAATCGACCACCAGATAGAGGGGCCTCACGCGGCAATCGGTGCGGAACTGGCCAAGAGGCTCGGCGAGCGTCCCGAAGTCGTGAACTGCATAGCCAGCCACCACGACAATCTCGAGGTCGGTTCGGTGTACGAAGTCGTCGTAGCGATGGCAGACGCAATCAGTGCCGCACGTCCAGGAGCACGCAGAGAGAGCATCGACGCATACATCAAGAGGCTGAAGCAGCTCGAGGAACTTGCGCAGGGCTTCGAGGGAGTTACGAGAGCCTACGCGATACAGGCAGGCCGCGAGGTCAGAGTTATCCTCAACGCCGGCAAGACGGACGACGGGACAGTCCACAAAATGGCGTATGACATTGCGCGCAAAATCGAAGCAGAGATGAAGTATCCCGGACAGATAAAGGTCAACGTAGCCCGCGAGACCAGAGCATCGGAGTTCGCAAAATGA
- a CDS encoding TIGR00282 family metallophosphoesterase has protein sequence MRVLFSGDVAWSTGREVLALALPILRRDFGPIDFTVINCENAAHGKGMTAKILDEFVALGVDAMTSGNHIWDKAPFFPVLDADTRVFRPANYPFSCPGRGHGIIERKGKRLGILNLQGQVFMPPIENPFLVADACLGELGRVPVLVDFHAEATSEKLGLGHYLDGRVSAVVGTHTHVQTADERILPKGTAYITDAGMTGAHGGMLGVTYDSAIQKFLTGLPVKFEPCESEAAFNGVVIDINEETGHAEGIIRVTLPSETLT, from the coding sequence ATGAGGGTGCTTTTCTCCGGCGATGTAGCTTGGAGCACGGGCAGGGAAGTTCTGGCACTCGCACTGCCTATCCTGCGCAGGGACTTCGGGCCGATAGACTTTACCGTCATCAACTGCGAGAACGCTGCTCACGGCAAAGGCATGACCGCAAAGATACTTGACGAGTTCGTCGCGCTTGGTGTCGACGCAATGACCAGCGGAAATCACATCTGGGACAAAGCTCCGTTCTTCCCCGTGCTCGACGCAGACACGAGAGTCTTCCGTCCGGCGAATTACCCGTTCTCCTGTCCGGGCAGAGGACACGGGATAATTGAGCGCAAGGGCAAACGTCTCGGCATCCTCAACCTTCAGGGACAGGTCTTCATGCCTCCAATAGAGAATCCGTTTCTTGTTGCTGATGCGTGTCTCGGGGAACTTGGCCGCGTACCCGTGCTAGTGGACTTCCACGCCGAAGCAACCTCAGAAAAACTGGGGCTGGGGCACTACCTTGACGGGCGGGTCAGCGCAGTTGTCGGGACACACACTCACGTTCAGACGGCCGACGAACGAATCCTCCCGAAAGGCACGGCGTACATCACCGACGCAGGAATGACTGGAGCTCACGGCGGAATGCTGGGCGTAACGTACGATTCAGCAATCCAGAAGTTCCTCACAGGACTGCCCGTGAAGTTTGAGCCATGCGAGTCAGAAGCTGCCTTCAACGGAGTAGTGATAGACATCAATGAGGAGACAGGGCACGCAGAGGGCATCATAAGGGTAACTTTGCCGTCAGAGACGTTGACGTAG
- the tsaB gene encoding tRNA (adenosine(37)-N6)-threonylcarbamoyltransferase complex dimerization subunit type 1 TsaB gives MKMLAVDCCLRLTGVALMVDGEIVASEQEDLGRRQSSELPQMSERVMRGHAWESLDYVALTNGPGYFTGIRVGAAYASGVAYASGAKIVPVSSLDVLSFGQKGKVLAVVYAGHGYVYAGCEGFLDAGEYTLEEVAEWRKANPDALAVSDDPERAGLEAVKVRPSIEALCELAGKRIDCAASPLELKINYFRAPQGAN, from the coding sequence GTGAAGATGTTAGCGGTTGATTGCTGTCTGCGCTTGACGGGAGTCGCATTGATGGTGGACGGTGAAATTGTCGCCTCAGAGCAGGAGGACTTAGGCCGCCGTCAGTCCTCAGAACTTCCGCAAATGTCTGAACGCGTAATGCGCGGGCATGCGTGGGAGTCTCTGGACTACGTTGCTCTGACCAACGGACCCGGCTACTTCACGGGAATCCGCGTCGGTGCGGCGTATGCATCGGGCGTTGCGTATGCTTCGGGCGCAAAGATTGTTCCTGTGTCGTCGCTTGATGTCCTGTCTTTCGGGCAGAAGGGGAAAGTTCTTGCTGTGGTTTATGCAGGGCACGGGTACGTGTACGCGGGCTGTGAAGGCTTCCTTGATGCGGGAGAATACACACTCGAAGAAGTTGCTGAATGGCGAAAAGCTAACCCTGACGCACTGGCTGTCTCCGATGACCCGGAACGTGCAGGGCTCGAAGCCGTGAAGGTCAGGCCAAGCATAGAAGCTCTCTGCGAACTTGCGGGGAAAAGAATTGATTGTGCGGCAAGCCCTCTGGAGCTGAAGATTAACTACTTCCGTGCTCCTCAGGGCGCAAACTGA
- a CDS encoding Smr/MutS family protein gives MHLSQNVAEVLELSKNLLPYRENLRGELGEQVLLSLKPAETLEALREREALLREWLDLTDHNGEFRFSAGLESVSGMFTQARRSGILSGEELVKVRAVLQCARHIREELASFSEKHEHIDALRRGIRDFSPELESLNVIEDSGRLMDTASPKLYDLRSEIEAQKRTGRRIAEKLLSDSDITNMLQERSLSWREGRFLLLVRQEYINRFPGLAVERSASGNSVYMEPKALSHVNNTLIVKSRDEHDEERNILLGLTRTILSRETAITSAERVIGTLDLLCACDVLIRSKHWVIPELTERKFFRLSGARHPMLREKAVPIDAECGDSFSTLVITGSNTGGKTVTLKTAGVLIALSWLGLPIPARDGTVIGTFDAIFADIGDEQSIEQNLSTFSSHLKKIISILKDSTDSSLVLLDELGAGTDPHEGAALGVAILETLKEKGCTVLATTHHNPIKQYALMTQGVETASMEFDIEKLEPTYRLLMGIPGRSSALLIAKRYGMPESVLKLAQGELDSREVTAEDIMSELNERKAALDRAEREFQATMREAEELRDAYRARVTEIDIQRDKIMQAADRRAEKFIARAEETSKEIIRELEETAKVSARKGYDVRRRELEKLRGIIDKRHKKRTEREIESSPKTFEPAPGVTAQVAGSGIVGIINEIRNGRAYMTAGPMTIDVPVGQLIATDKKAKVAAPLADTTKIPAADSVPPSIMVRGMLVAEAMPLVEGYLDRAYRSNHSVVTVIHGRGEGILRREVHALCARLKYVKSYRLGMEGEGGYGVTIVEFRK, from the coding sequence ATGCATCTTTCACAGAACGTTGCGGAAGTCTTAGAGCTGAGCAAAAACCTGCTCCCATACCGTGAGAACCTGCGCGGTGAACTCGGGGAGCAGGTATTATTGTCGCTCAAGCCCGCAGAGACTCTCGAAGCCCTCCGTGAACGTGAAGCCCTCTTGCGTGAGTGGCTTGACCTGACTGACCACAACGGAGAGTTTCGCTTCAGCGCGGGGCTGGAGTCTGTCAGCGGAATGTTCACGCAGGCACGGAGGAGCGGGATTCTGTCGGGTGAAGAGCTGGTGAAGGTCAGGGCAGTCCTGCAGTGTGCGCGCCACATCCGCGAAGAGTTAGCGAGTTTCTCGGAGAAACACGAGCACATTGACGCACTGCGCAGAGGAATCCGGGATTTTTCGCCGGAACTTGAGAGCCTTAACGTTATCGAGGACTCCGGGCGGTTAATGGACACCGCATCACCGAAGCTCTACGATTTGCGCTCGGAGATTGAGGCACAGAAGCGCACGGGCAGACGAATTGCAGAGAAGCTCCTCTCCGACTCCGACATCACGAACATGCTGCAGGAACGTTCGCTGTCGTGGCGTGAAGGAAGGTTTCTGCTTCTGGTACGGCAGGAATACATCAACAGGTTTCCCGGCTTGGCGGTTGAACGTTCAGCGTCGGGAAATTCCGTGTACATGGAACCTAAAGCCTTGTCGCACGTCAACAACACGCTGATAGTGAAATCTCGGGACGAGCACGACGAGGAGAGGAACATACTTCTTGGCCTGACGCGGACGATACTTTCACGCGAGACCGCAATCACCAGCGCAGAACGTGTAATCGGTACGCTTGACCTTCTGTGCGCGTGTGATGTGCTTATACGCTCCAAGCACTGGGTGATTCCCGAACTCACTGAGCGCAAATTCTTCCGGCTTTCCGGCGCGCGTCATCCTATGCTCCGTGAGAAGGCAGTCCCAATTGACGCGGAATGCGGGGACTCGTTCAGCACGCTCGTGATAACCGGCTCGAACACCGGCGGAAAAACCGTAACCCTCAAGACTGCGGGCGTGTTAATCGCGCTGTCGTGGCTCGGCCTGCCGATACCTGCGCGGGACGGGACGGTGATAGGGACGTTCGACGCAATATTTGCGGACATAGGCGACGAACAGAGCATAGAGCAGAACCTATCGACATTCAGTTCTCACCTGAAGAAGATAATCAGCATCCTCAAAGATTCTACTGACTCATCACTTGTTCTTCTCGACGAGTTAGGAGCTGGCACAGACCCTCACGAGGGCGCGGCGTTGGGAGTTGCGATTCTGGAGACGCTGAAGGAGAAGGGCTGTACGGTTCTTGCGACGACTCACCACAACCCGATAAAGCAATACGCATTGATGACGCAGGGAGTCGAGACGGCGAGCATGGAGTTCGACATAGAGAAGCTCGAACCGACTTACCGGCTGCTGATGGGAATACCGGGCCGGAGCAGTGCCCTTCTCATCGCGAAACGTTACGGAATGCCGGAAAGTGTGTTGAAGCTGGCGCAGGGCGAGCTGGATTCGCGGGAAGTTACGGCGGAAGACATAATGAGCGAGCTCAACGAACGCAAGGCAGCCCTTGACCGTGCAGAGCGTGAATTTCAGGCGACTATGCGCGAGGCAGAGGAGCTGAGGGACGCTTACCGTGCACGTGTAACGGAGATAGACATTCAGCGGGACAAGATAATGCAGGCGGCAGACAGGCGTGCGGAGAAGTTCATTGCACGGGCGGAAGAAACCTCGAAGGAGATTATCCGTGAGCTTGAGGAGACTGCGAAGGTTTCAGCAAGGAAGGGCTATGATGTTCGGCGGAGGGAGCTGGAGAAACTGAGGGGAATAATCGACAAGAGACACAAGAAACGCACGGAACGCGAGATAGAGAGCAGCCCGAAAACGTTCGAGCCCGCACCTGGAGTTACAGCGCAGGTTGCCGGGAGCGGGATTGTGGGGATAATCAACGAGATTCGGAACGGACGGGCATACATGACTGCCGGGCCGATGACGATTGATGTGCCTGTCGGGCAGCTCATAGCGACGGACAAGAAGGCGAAAGTTGCAGCACCGCTTGCGGACACGACGAAGATTCCTGCGGCTGACAGCGTTCCGCCGTCAATCATGGTGAGAGGGATGCTCGTTGCTGAGGCGATGCCGCTGGTTGAAGGGTATCTTGACCGCGCTTACAGGTCTAATCACTCCGTTGTAACGGTGATTCACGGACGCGGAGAAGGGATTTTGCGGCGGGAGGTTCACGCGTTGTGCGCAAGATTGAAGTACGTTAAGAGCTACCGTCTCGGAATGGAGGGAGAAGGCGGGTACGGAGTAACTATTGTGGAGTTCAGGAAGTGA
- the tsaE gene encoding tRNA (adenosine(37)-N6)-threonylcarbamoyltransferase complex ATPase subunit type 1 TsaE, producing the protein MTSEFVSHSEEETRALGRRLGEALTGGLCVLLCGDLGAGKTVLVRGVGEALGISGVRSPSFTLINEYEAESGLFVIHADLYRLDDAASLGLEEYGEDAVLFVEWPERWKNPPADDVLKVSFSAPDESERRITIDAQGQKAEGVLMKL; encoded by the coding sequence ATGACAAGTGAATTTGTCTCGCACTCTGAGGAGGAAACCCGTGCACTTGGCCGCCGTCTGGGTGAAGCTCTAACAGGCGGGCTGTGCGTACTGCTCTGCGGGGATTTGGGCGCGGGGAAAACCGTACTTGTTCGCGGAGTCGGCGAGGCACTGGGGATTTCCGGCGTGAGGAGTCCGTCCTTCACCCTCATCAACGAGTACGAGGCGGAATCGGGGCTGTTCGTGATTCACGCGGACTTGTACAGGCTCGATGATGCTGCTTCATTGGGGCTCGAAGAGTACGGTGAAGACGCTGTGCTGTTCGTCGAGTGGCCGGAACGTTGGAAGAACCCTCCGGCGGACGACGTGCTGAAAGTGTCTTTCTCCGCGCCGGACGAGTCGGAGAGGCGAATAACGATTGACGCGCAGGGGCAGAAGGCGGAAGGAGTGCTGATGAAGCTGTGA